The following are encoded in a window of Lacinutrix sp. WUR7 genomic DNA:
- the msrB gene encoding peptide-methionine (R)-S-oxide reductase MsrB, whose product MLTWKHIINYTVNGNPTPDKRVEKTETQWSELLTPEQFRVTRKKGTEAPHSGALCSIYDEGQYNCVCCNTPLFDSTIKFTSGSGWPSFTQPIKENAIKYEKDTAFGMVRVEVMCNTCDAHLGHIFPDGPEPSGLRYCINSASMQLEKGTVNEN is encoded by the coding sequence ATGCTTACTTGGAAACATATTATTAATTACACCGTAAACGGAAACCCTACTCCAGATAAAAGAGTAGAAAAAACCGAAACCCAATGGAGCGAACTACTTACTCCTGAACAATTTAGAGTTACTAGAAAAAAAGGAACCGAAGCTCCGCATAGTGGCGCGCTTTGCAGTATTTATGACGAAGGACAATACAATTGCGTTTGTTGCAATACGCCTTTGTTCGACTCGACTATTAAATTTACCTCAGGATCTGGTTGGCCAAGTTTTACACAACCCATAAAAGAAAATGCCATTAAGTATGAAAAAGATACTGCTTTTGGTATGGTTCGCGTAGAAGTGATGTGTAATACTTGTGATGCACATTTAGGGCATATTTTTCCGGACGGACCAGAACCTAGCGGATTGCGTTATTGTATTAATTCTGCATCCATGCAATTAGAGAAAGGGACCGTAAATGAAAACTAA
- the msrA gene encoding peptide-methionine (S)-S-oxide reductase MsrA — MKTKNLQLATIGGGCFWCTEAVFLEVKGVEKVISGYAGGTVPGHPTYREICSGLTGHAEVIQITFDANVISYEDILVIFMTTHDPTTLNQQGADRGTQYRSVIFYHNEKQKEIAKLVIKEIAPFYENTIVTEISAFDVFYEAGKEHQDFYRSNPGYGYCSFVIDPKLAKLRKLHSDKLK, encoded by the coding sequence ATGAAAACTAAAAACCTACAATTAGCCACTATTGGTGGTGGTTGTTTTTGGTGTACAGAAGCTGTATTCCTTGAAGTAAAAGGCGTAGAAAAAGTAATCTCTGGTTATGCTGGCGGAACAGTTCCCGGACATCCAACCTATCGCGAGATATGTTCTGGATTAACAGGACATGCCGAAGTGATTCAAATTACCTTTGATGCCAATGTAATTTCTTATGAAGATATTTTAGTTATTTTTATGACTACACATGATCCTACCACTTTAAATCAACAAGGTGCCGATCGCGGAACGCAATATCGTTCGGTTATTTTTTATCATAATGAAAAGCAAAAAGAAATTGCCAAATTAGTTATTAAAGAGATTGCTCCATTTTATGAAAATACAATTGTAACAGAAATCAGTGCTTTTGATGTCTTTTATGAAGCAGGAAAAGAGCACCAAGATTTCTACAGAAGTAATCCTGGTTATGGCTATTGTTCTTTTGTAATCGACCCAAAATTAGCAAAGCTTAGAAAGCTACACAGCGATAAACTAAAATAA